The following are encoded in a window of Panicum virgatum strain AP13 chromosome 5N, P.virgatum_v5, whole genome shotgun sequence genomic DNA:
- the LOC120672125 gene encoding tryptophan--tRNA ligase, chloroplastic/mitochondrial-like isoform X3: MSSTARRSSPRGVALTPEDCSPLASTLSVVSIAARPKRLPAPPRRRLLLRRGSMSRASLHVWCSTKRVVSGVQPTGMVHLGNYLGAIKNWVALQDLYETFFFIVDLHAITLPYDAPELSKATRSTAAIYLACGIDSSKASIFVQSHVRAHVELMWLLSSSTPIGWLNRMIQFKEKSRKAGDENVGVALLTYPVLMASDILLYQSDLVPVGEDQTQHLELTREIAERVNNLYGGRKWKKLGGRGGNLFKVPEALIPLAGARVMSLTDGLSKMSKSAASDQSRINLLDPKDVIVNKIKRCKTDSFPGFSLKLFTSTFSLPNSSIRKKAHGIEFVYSSLEFDNPERPECRNLFSIYQIITGKTKEEVVSECQDMNWGTFKTTLTDALIEHLQPIQARYEEIMSDPGYLDNILLEGAGKASEIADITLNNVYQAMGFLRR; the protein is encoded by the exons ATGTCCtccaccgcccgccgctcctcgc CTCGAGGAGTGgcgctgacgcccgaggactgCTCGCCTCTCGCATCCACCCTCTCCGTCGTCTCAATTGCAGCGCGGCCGAAGCGGCTCCCGGCCCCACCGAGGAGGCGCCTGCTTCTACGGCGAGGAAGTATGTCCCGCGCCTCCCTGCACGTGTGGTGTTCGAC GAAAAGAGTAGTTTCTGGTGTACAGCCAACAGGAATGGTTCACCTTGGAAATTATCTTGGTGCTATTAAGAATTGGGTTGCGCTTCAG GATTTATACGAGACATTCTTTTTCATCGTGGACCTGCACGCA ATTACTTTACCATATGATGCACCAGAGCTATCCAAAGCAACAAGAAGCACTGCTGCAATATATCTGGCATGTGGTATTGACAGCTCCAAG GCTTCTATTTTTGTACAATCTCATGTCCGTGCTCATGTTGAGTTGATGTGGCTGTTGAGTTCTTCTACTCCTATTGGCTGGCTCAACAGAATGATCCAGTTCAAAGAGAAGTCACGCAAGGCG GGTGATGAAAATGTCGGGGTGGCACTTCTGACTTATCCTGTTCTAATGGCTTCTGACATCCTTTTGTACCAG TCCGACTTGGTACCTGTTGGTGAAGATCAGACACAACATTTAGAATTAACTCGTGAAATTGCTGAGCGTGTAAATAATCTCTACGGTGGAAGAAAGTGGAAGAAGCTGGGAGG GAGAGGTGGAAATCTATTTAAG GTTCCTGAAGCCCTTATTCCTCTAGCTGGGGCTCGTGTTATGTCCTTAACCGATGGTCTATCCAAG ATGTCCAAATCTGCCGCTTCAGATCAGTCTCGTATCAATCTTCTTGACCCAAAAGAT GTGATTGTCAATAAGATCAAGCGCTGCAAAACTGACTCGTTCCCAGGGTTTTCTCTCAAACTATTCACCTCTACTTTCTCTCTACCTAATTCCTCCATCCGTAAGAAAGCTCATGGCATTGAATTCGTATATTCCAGCTTGGAGTTTGACAACCCAGAGAGGCCGGAATGCAGAAATCTTTTCTCGATCTACCAGATTATTACTGGGAAGACTAAAGAG gAAGTTGTTAGCGAGTGCCAAGATATGAACTGGGGGACATTCAAGACTACCCTTACAGATGCTTTGATTGAGCATTTGCAACCTATTCAG GCACGTTATGAGGAGATAATGTCTGATCCAGGCTATTTGGATAATATTCTTTTGGAAGGAGCAGGAAAAGCTTCTGAGATAGCGGACATCACCCTCAACAATGTATACCAAGCCATGGGTTTCTTGCGCAGATAG
- the LOC120672125 gene encoding tryptophan--tRNA ligase, chloroplastic/mitochondrial-like isoform X4, with the protein MSSTARRSSPRGVALTPEDCSPLASTLSVVSIAARPKRLPAPPRRRLLLRRGSMSRASLHVWCSTKRVVSGVQPTGMVHLGNYLGAIKNWVALQDLYETFFFIVDLHAITLPYDAPELSKATRSTAAIYLACGIDSSKASIFVQSHVRAHVELMWLLSSSTPIGWLNRMIQFKEKSRKAGDENVGVALLTYPVLMASDILLYQSDLVPVGEDQTQHLELTREIAERVNNLYGGRKWKKLGGRGGNLFKVPEALIPLAGARVMSLTDGLSKMSKSAASDQSRINLLDPKDVIVNKIKRCKTDSFPGLEFDNPERPECRNLFSIYQIITGKTKEEVVSECQDMNWGTFKTTLTDALIEHLQPIQV; encoded by the exons ATGTCCtccaccgcccgccgctcctcgc CTCGAGGAGTGgcgctgacgcccgaggactgCTCGCCTCTCGCATCCACCCTCTCCGTCGTCTCAATTGCAGCGCGGCCGAAGCGGCTCCCGGCCCCACCGAGGAGGCGCCTGCTTCTACGGCGAGGAAGTATGTCCCGCGCCTCCCTGCACGTGTGGTGTTCGAC GAAAAGAGTAGTTTCTGGTGTACAGCCAACAGGAATGGTTCACCTTGGAAATTATCTTGGTGCTATTAAGAATTGGGTTGCGCTTCAG GATTTATACGAGACATTCTTTTTCATCGTGGACCTGCACGCA ATTACTTTACCATATGATGCACCAGAGCTATCCAAAGCAACAAGAAGCACTGCTGCAATATATCTGGCATGTGGTATTGACAGCTCCAAG GCTTCTATTTTTGTACAATCTCATGTCCGTGCTCATGTTGAGTTGATGTGGCTGTTGAGTTCTTCTACTCCTATTGGCTGGCTCAACAGAATGATCCAGTTCAAAGAGAAGTCACGCAAGGCG GGTGATGAAAATGTCGGGGTGGCACTTCTGACTTATCCTGTTCTAATGGCTTCTGACATCCTTTTGTACCAG TCCGACTTGGTACCTGTTGGTGAAGATCAGACACAACATTTAGAATTAACTCGTGAAATTGCTGAGCGTGTAAATAATCTCTACGGTGGAAGAAAGTGGAAGAAGCTGGGAGG GAGAGGTGGAAATCTATTTAAG GTTCCTGAAGCCCTTATTCCTCTAGCTGGGGCTCGTGTTATGTCCTTAACCGATGGTCTATCCAAG ATGTCCAAATCTGCCGCTTCAGATCAGTCTCGTATCAATCTTCTTGACCCAAAAGAT GTGATTGTCAATAAGATCAAGCGCTGCAAAACTGACTCGTTCCCAGG CTTGGAGTTTGACAACCCAGAGAGGCCGGAATGCAGAAATCTTTTCTCGATCTACCAGATTATTACTGGGAAGACTAAAGAG gAAGTTGTTAGCGAGTGCCAAGATATGAACTGGGGGACATTCAAGACTACCCTTACAGATGCTTTGATTGAGCATTTGCAACCTATTCAGGTTTGA
- the LOC120672125 gene encoding tryptophan--tRNA ligase, chloroplastic/mitochondrial-like isoform X2, translated as MSRALLAHVLHRPPLLASRSGADARGLLASRIHPLRRLNCSAAEAAPGPTEEAPASTARKKRVVSGVQPTGMVHLGNYLGAIKNWVALQDLYETFFFIVDLHAITLPYDAPELSKATRSTAAIYLACGIDSSKASIFVQSHVRAHVELMWLLSSSTPIGWLNRMIQFKEKSRKAGDENVGVALLTYPVLMASDILLYQSDLVPVGEDQTQHLELTREIAERVNNLYGGRKWKKLGGRGGNLFKVPEALIPLAGARVMSLTDGLSKMSKSAASDQSRINLLDPKDVIVNKIKRCKTDSFPGLEFDNPERPECRNLFSIYQIITGKTKEEVVSECQDMNWGTFKTTLTDALIEHLQPIQARYEEIMSDPGYLDNILLEGAGKASEIADITLNNVYQAMGFLRR; from the exons ATGAGCCGCGCGCTGCTCGCCCATGTCCtccaccgcccgccgctcctcgc CTCGAGGAGTGgcgctgacgcccgaggactgCTCGCCTCTCGCATCCACCCTCTCCGTCGTCTCAATTGCAGCGCGGCCGAAGCGGCTCCCGGCCCCACCGAGGAGGCGCCTGCTTCTACGGCGAGGAA GAAAAGAGTAGTTTCTGGTGTACAGCCAACAGGAATGGTTCACCTTGGAAATTATCTTGGTGCTATTAAGAATTGGGTTGCGCTTCAG GATTTATACGAGACATTCTTTTTCATCGTGGACCTGCACGCA ATTACTTTACCATATGATGCACCAGAGCTATCCAAAGCAACAAGAAGCACTGCTGCAATATATCTGGCATGTGGTATTGACAGCTCCAAG GCTTCTATTTTTGTACAATCTCATGTCCGTGCTCATGTTGAGTTGATGTGGCTGTTGAGTTCTTCTACTCCTATTGGCTGGCTCAACAGAATGATCCAGTTCAAAGAGAAGTCACGCAAGGCG GGTGATGAAAATGTCGGGGTGGCACTTCTGACTTATCCTGTTCTAATGGCTTCTGACATCCTTTTGTACCAG TCCGACTTGGTACCTGTTGGTGAAGATCAGACACAACATTTAGAATTAACTCGTGAAATTGCTGAGCGTGTAAATAATCTCTACGGTGGAAGAAAGTGGAAGAAGCTGGGAGG GAGAGGTGGAAATCTATTTAAG GTTCCTGAAGCCCTTATTCCTCTAGCTGGGGCTCGTGTTATGTCCTTAACCGATGGTCTATCCAAG ATGTCCAAATCTGCCGCTTCAGATCAGTCTCGTATCAATCTTCTTGACCCAAAAGAT GTGATTGTCAATAAGATCAAGCGCTGCAAAACTGACTCGTTCCCAGG CTTGGAGTTTGACAACCCAGAGAGGCCGGAATGCAGAAATCTTTTCTCGATCTACCAGATTATTACTGGGAAGACTAAAGAG gAAGTTGTTAGCGAGTGCCAAGATATGAACTGGGGGACATTCAAGACTACCCTTACAGATGCTTTGATTGAGCATTTGCAACCTATTCAG GCACGTTATGAGGAGATAATGTCTGATCCAGGCTATTTGGATAATATTCTTTTGGAAGGAGCAGGAAAAGCTTCTGAGATAGCGGACATCACCCTCAACAATGTATACCAAGCCATGGGTTTCTTGCGCAGATAG
- the LOC120672125 gene encoding tryptophan--tRNA ligase, chloroplastic/mitochondrial-like isoform X1: MSRALLAHVLHRPPLLASRSGADARGLLASRIHPLRRLNCSAAEAAPGPTEEAPASTARKKRVVSGVQPTGMVHLGNYLGAIKNWVALQDLYETFFFIVDLHAITLPYDAPELSKATRSTAAIYLACGIDSSKASIFVQSHVRAHVELMWLLSSSTPIGWLNRMIQFKEKSRKAGDENVGVALLTYPVLMASDILLYQSDLVPVGEDQTQHLELTREIAERVNNLYGGRKWKKLGGRGGNLFKVPEALIPLAGARVMSLTDGLSKMSKSAASDQSRINLLDPKDVIVNKIKRCKTDSFPGFSLKLFTSTFSLPNSSIRKKAHGIEFVYSSLEFDNPERPECRNLFSIYQIITGKTKEEVVSECQDMNWGTFKTTLTDALIEHLQPIQARYEEIMSDPGYLDNILLEGAGKASEIADITLNNVYQAMGFLRR; the protein is encoded by the exons ATGAGCCGCGCGCTGCTCGCCCATGTCCtccaccgcccgccgctcctcgc CTCGAGGAGTGgcgctgacgcccgaggactgCTCGCCTCTCGCATCCACCCTCTCCGTCGTCTCAATTGCAGCGCGGCCGAAGCGGCTCCCGGCCCCACCGAGGAGGCGCCTGCTTCTACGGCGAGGAA GAAAAGAGTAGTTTCTGGTGTACAGCCAACAGGAATGGTTCACCTTGGAAATTATCTTGGTGCTATTAAGAATTGGGTTGCGCTTCAG GATTTATACGAGACATTCTTTTTCATCGTGGACCTGCACGCA ATTACTTTACCATATGATGCACCAGAGCTATCCAAAGCAACAAGAAGCACTGCTGCAATATATCTGGCATGTGGTATTGACAGCTCCAAG GCTTCTATTTTTGTACAATCTCATGTCCGTGCTCATGTTGAGTTGATGTGGCTGTTGAGTTCTTCTACTCCTATTGGCTGGCTCAACAGAATGATCCAGTTCAAAGAGAAGTCACGCAAGGCG GGTGATGAAAATGTCGGGGTGGCACTTCTGACTTATCCTGTTCTAATGGCTTCTGACATCCTTTTGTACCAG TCCGACTTGGTACCTGTTGGTGAAGATCAGACACAACATTTAGAATTAACTCGTGAAATTGCTGAGCGTGTAAATAATCTCTACGGTGGAAGAAAGTGGAAGAAGCTGGGAGG GAGAGGTGGAAATCTATTTAAG GTTCCTGAAGCCCTTATTCCTCTAGCTGGGGCTCGTGTTATGTCCTTAACCGATGGTCTATCCAAG ATGTCCAAATCTGCCGCTTCAGATCAGTCTCGTATCAATCTTCTTGACCCAAAAGAT GTGATTGTCAATAAGATCAAGCGCTGCAAAACTGACTCGTTCCCAGGGTTTTCTCTCAAACTATTCACCTCTACTTTCTCTCTACCTAATTCCTCCATCCGTAAGAAAGCTCATGGCATTGAATTCGTATATTCCAGCTTGGAGTTTGACAACCCAGAGAGGCCGGAATGCAGAAATCTTTTCTCGATCTACCAGATTATTACTGGGAAGACTAAAGAG gAAGTTGTTAGCGAGTGCCAAGATATGAACTGGGGGACATTCAAGACTACCCTTACAGATGCTTTGATTGAGCATTTGCAACCTATTCAG GCACGTTATGAGGAGATAATGTCTGATCCAGGCTATTTGGATAATATTCTTTTGGAAGGAGCAGGAAAAGCTTCTGAGATAGCGGACATCACCCTCAACAATGTATACCAAGCCATGGGTTTCTTGCGCAGATAG
- the LOC120672124 gene encoding LOW QUALITY PROTEIN: probable glutamate carboxypeptidase LAMP1 (The sequence of the model RefSeq protein was modified relative to this genomic sequence to represent the inferred CDS: deleted 1 base in 1 codon), whose translation MPPLNGTDEPSVRGPLLPPPAPRRAAARLHTLPLIVAAAFVASFHLLFLTPGPSYYQSLFLSLGSNDTAAAQLRALTQRPHVAGTRANSLTAAYVRDALSSHSFPTRLTPYSVLLSYPARRSLSLSAPDRGTIHFALEQETYPGDPYAAVSAEAVPTFLAYAASGSVTAEAVYANYGRAEDFAYLAARSVNVTGKVAVARYGKVFRGDIVRNARDAGAAAAVIYTDAKDYAAGKAFPDGPWMPPTGVQVGSTFKGVGDPTTPMWASRNSEGCQRLSIAEAMASDDMPGIPALPVSGMDGEAILRLIGGDVAPEDWQGGAAAPAYRLGPGPAVLNLTYVGNETMATIQNVISVIEGKEEPERYVILGNHRDAWTFGGVDPNSGTAALLELAQRLSKLQKKGWRPRRTIILCNWDAEEYALIGSTEWVEENRAMITSRTVAYLNVDSAVYGRGFSASATPQLDELLKEASKQVQNPDNRTESLYDLWIASNTSPLIGRLGGGGSDYSAFVQHIGIPSADMSIGSDYAVYHSLYDDFIWMEKFGDPLFQRHVAAASIWGLVALRLSDDEILPFNYSYYAAELENGAMGINERVIGMPVSLSPLHKSIKEFRSAVLKVDSELKALQTWKIWAPWRSCPLKIRDINDRLMMTERAFTEREGLSGRPWYKHLIYGPSLHNDYGAEIYPGIDDAIQTAKRTNTSESWQAVQNEIHRVARVINQAALVLTGGLT comes from the exons ATGCCTCCCCTGAACGGGACCGACGAGCCCTCGGTGCGGGGCCCGCTCCTCCCGCCCCCAGCtccgcgccgcgcggccgcgaGGCTCCACACGCTCCCGCTCATCGTCGCGGCCGCCTTCGTCGCCTCGTTCCACCTGCTCTTCCTCACGCCGGGCCCCTCCTATTACCAGTCCCTCTTCCTCTCGCTCGGCTCCAACGACACCGCCGCGGCGCAACTCCGCGCGCTCACCCAGCGCCCGCACGTCGCCGGCACCCGGGCCAACTCCCTCACCGCCGCCTACGTGCGCGACGCACTCTCCTCCCACTCCTTCCCTACCCGCCTCACTCCCTACTCCGTCCTCCTCTCCTaccccgcgcgccgctcgctcTCCCTCTCCGCGCCGGACCGCGGCACCATTCACTTCGCTCTGGAGCAGGAAACCTACCCCGGGGACCCCTACGCCGCGGTCTCCGCGGAGGCCGTCCCCACCTTCCTTGCCTACGCGGCCTCCGGCTCGGTCACGGCCGAGGCCGTCTACGCCAACTACGGCCGGGCGGAGGACTTCGCCTACCTCGCCGCCCGCAGCGTCAACGTCACCGGGAAGGTCGCCGTCGCGCGCTACGGCAAGGTGTTCCGCGGTGACATCGTCCGGAACGCGCGcgacgccggcgcggccgcagcGGTGATATACACCGACGCCAAGGACTACGCGGCGGGGAAGGCCTTCCCGGACGGGCCGTGGATGCCGCCGACCGGCGTGCAGGTGGGTAGCACGTTCAAGGGGGTCGGGGACCCCACAACGCCGATGTGGGCGTCG CGGAACTCGGAAGGGTGCCAGCGCTTAAGCATCGCGGAGGCGATGGCCTCCGACGACATGCCGGGGATACCAGCGCTGCCGGTGTCGGGAATGGACGGGGAGGCCATACTACGGCTCATTGGCGGCGATGTGGCGCCCGAGGATTGGCAAGGAGGCGCCGCAGCGCCGGCTTACCGGCTTGGGCCCGGACCAGCAGTGCTCAACCTGACCTACGTA GGGAATGAGACAATGGCTACAATTCAGAATGTTATTTCGGTGATTGAAGGGAAAGAAGAACCTGAACG GTATGTAATCCTTGGGAATCATCGTGATGCATGGACATTTGGGGGAGTTGATCCAAATAGTGGGACAGCAGCCTTGCTTGAG CTAGCTCAACGGTTGTCTAAGCTTCAAAAGAAGGGCTGGAGGCCTCGGCGAACCATCATCTTGTGCAACTGGGATGCCGAAGAGTATGCATTG ATAGGATCCACCGAATGGGTTGAGGAGAACAGAGCAATGATAACTTCAAGGACTGTTGCTTACCTGAATGTTGATTCTGCGGTGTATGGTCGTGGATTTTCCGCATCAGCAACTCCTCAacttgatgaattgcttaaagAAGCTAGTAAACAG GTACAAAATCCGGATAACAGAACTGAGAGTCTGTATGACTTGTGGATAGCTTCTAACACCTCTCCCTTG ATCGGAAGATTAGGTGGTGGAGGGTCCGATTATTCTGCATTTGTTCAACACATTGGTATTCCCTCAGCAGACATGTCTATTGGGTCAG ACTATGCAGTCTACCATAGTTTGTACGATGACTTCATATGGATGGAGAAGTTTGGAGATCCCTTGTTCCAGAGGCATGTCGCAG CGGCAAGCATATGGGGGCTTGTTGCTCTGCGGCTGTCAGATGACGAGATCCTACCCTTCAACTACAGCTATTATGCCGCAGAGCTTGAG AATGGAGCAATGGGTATAAATGAGAGAGTAATTGGAATGCCTGTCAGTTTATCTCCCCTGCACAAGTCAATCAAAGAATTCAGAAGTGCAGTTCTGAAAGTGGATTCTGAATTGAAG GCTCTACAGACATGGAAAATTTGGGCACCATGGAGAAGCTGTCCATTGAAGATCAGAGACATCAACGACCGGTTGATGATGACTGAAAGGGCATTCACGGAGCGTGAAGGGTTGTCTGGAAGACCATGGTACAAACACCTG ATTTACGGGCCTTCACTGCACAACGATTATGGGGCTGAAATATATCCAGGTATTGATGATGCCATCCAGACAGCAAAGAGAACAAATACATCAGAATCCTGGCAGGCTGTACAGAATGAGATTCACAGGGTTGCTAGAGTCATAAATCAGGCAGCATTAGTTCTAACTGGAGGGCTAACGTGA
- the LOC120675728 gene encoding probable pectinesterase 53, whose protein sequence is MATPRARFLACIAVAAVALLAPACGVAGHSRGLRPGPGGAAAAPPLPVNATRAEMIERQFMEWVRYMGGLRHSTFQHALARAFPSYSLVVDKNPAFGDFTTIQAAIDSLPAINLVRVVIRVNAGTYTEKVTISPMRAFITLEGAGADSTIVQWGDTADSPTGPKGRPLGTFNSATFAVNAQYFLARNITFKNTSPVPKPGATGKQAVALRVSADNAAFVGCKSLGAQDTLYDHTGRHYYKECYIEGSVDFIFGNALSLYEDCHVHAIARDYGALTAQNRQSTLEETGFSFVNCRVTGSGALYLGRAWGTFSRVVFAYTYMDNIIIPRGWYNWGDPNREMTVFYGQYKCTGPGASYAGRVAWSHELTDDEAKPFLSLSFIDGTELVRL, encoded by the exons ATGGCCACGCCGCGCGCACGATTCTTGGCCTGCATTGCCGTGGCGGCCGTGGCGCTCCTCGCGCCGGCGTGCGGGGTGGCGGGGCACTCGCGCGGGCTGCGGCCGgggcccggcggcgcggcggcggcgccgccgctcccggtgAACGCGACGCGGGCGGAGATGATCGAGCGGCAGTTCATGGAGTGGGTGCGGTACATGGGCGGCCTCCGGCACAGCACGTTCCAGCACGCGCTCGCCCGCGCCTTCCCGTCCTACTCGCTCGTCGTCGACAAGAACCCGGCGTTCGGCGACTTCACGACCATCCAGGCCGCCATCGACTCGCTCCCGGCCATCAACCTCGTCCGCGTCGTCATCAGGGTCAACGCCGGCACCTATAC GGAGAAGGTGACCATCTCGCCGATGCGCGCGTTCATCACCCTggagggcgccggcgcggaCAGCACGATCGTGCAGTGGGGCGACACCGCGGACTCGCCGACGGGGCCCAAGGGGCGCCCCCTCGGCACGTTCAACTCGGCGACGTTCGCCGTGAACGCGCAGTACTTCCTCGCCAGGAACATCACTTTCAAG AACACGTCGCCGGTGCCCAAGCCTGGCGCGACGGGGAAGCAGGCGGTGGCGCTGCGGGTGTCGGCGGACAACGCGGCGTTCGTGGGGTGCAAGTCCCTGGGCGCGCAGGACACGCTGTACGACCACACGGGCCGGCACTACTACAAGGAGTGCTACATCGAGGGCTCCGTGGACTTCATCTTCGGCAACGCGCTCTCGCTGTACGAG GACTGCCACGTGCACGCGATCGCGCGGGACTACGGGGCGCTGACGGCGCAGAACCGGCAGAGCACGCTGGAGGAAACGGGGTTCTCGTTCGTCAACTGCCGGGTGACGGGCTCCGGCGCGCTCTACCTCGGCCGCGCCTGGGGCACCTTCTCCCGCGTCGTCTTCGCCTACACCTACATGGACAACATCATCATCCCGCGCGGCTGGTACAACTGGGGCGACCCCAACCGCGAGAT GACGGTGTTCTACGGGCAGTACAAGTGCACGGGCCCCGGCGCGAGCTACGCCGGCCGGGTGGCGTGGTCGCACGAGCTCACCGACGACGAGGCCAAGCCGTTCCTCTCGCTCAGCTTCATCGACGGCACCGAGTTAGTCAGGCTGTAA